The Leishmania mexicana MHOM/GT/2001/U1103 complete genome, chromosome 32 genome has a window encoding:
- a CDS encoding putative vesicular protein trafficking mediator — translation MGKEDKMYDILFNMKFASKQMTKSATASEKAAEREKLNIKKALEKGNPEAARIYAENAIRKRNEGLNYLRLASRLDAAASRIQTAMQMKMVTKTMSTTVKGMDKILTSMNPMKIAEVMDAFEQQVGEMDVNLGTMDAAFESSSAGTVPVAQVDSLMEQLAAENNIDLSTKLGNAPLGNSIAMPARKQDVSEDDIAERLKALQAL, via the coding sequence ATGGGCAAGGAAGACAAAATGTACGATATTCTCTTCAACATGAAGTTCGCATCGAAGCAGATGACGAagagcgccaccgcgtccgaaaaggcggcggagcgggagAAGCTGAATATCAAGAAAGCGTTAGAGAAGGGCAACCCTGAGGCGGCCCGCATCTACGCCGAGAACGCGATTCGCAAGCGCAACGAGGGCCTGAATTATCTCCGTCTCGCCTCccgcctcgacgccgccgcgtcgcgtaTACAAACTGCCATGCAGATGAAGATGGTTACTAAGACTATGTCCACCACGGTGAAAGGTATGGACAAGATTCTCACCTCCATGAACCCCATGAAGATCGCAGAGGTGATGGACGCCTTTGAGCAGCAGGTCGGCGAGATGGACGTGAATTTGGGCACAATGGATGCTGCCTTCGAGAGCTCTTCGGCTGGCACGGTCCCGGTAGCTCAGGTAGACTCGTTGATGGAACAGCTGGCTGCAGAGAATAACATCGATCTTAGTACGAAGCTTGGCAATGCTCCGTTGGGTAACAGCATCGCGATGCCTGCGCGGAAGCAGGATGTGAGCGAAGACGACATTGCTGAGCGCCtcaaggcgctgcaggcgctgtaA